A region of Fimbriimonadaceae bacterium DNA encodes the following proteins:
- the fliM gene encoding Flagellar motor switch protein FliM: MSDVLSQAEIEALLNSLSGSEGGAELPASTTGGSIPAKTATTAPIAYEVYDFRRPDKFSKEQLRTLQMLHETFAPLAGSALSATLRCPVSIDLISLEQVPYEEYLRGINHSVFTITSLPPLTGQAVMEVEFTLFFAMIDRLLGGPGRSIARTSLTDIERPLVKQIIERMFVALKTAWEGVVIVNPGIEGMETSAQFVQIAPPNDIVVTILFEVKIGNTRGAMSLCIPYLVLKPITTKLSAQKWFVAASRKHSPVSRRQLAQHLRHSNVECSLELGKTRLSVRDFLSLRKDDVLRLDQRTAFDLKFYVSGQPKLEGKPALNGKKLVFTVSGSIEE, translated from the coding sequence GTGTCCGACGTTCTATCTCAAGCCGAAATCGAAGCACTGTTGAATTCCCTCTCCGGGAGCGAAGGGGGGGCCGAACTTCCTGCCTCTACTACTGGCGGCTCTATTCCAGCAAAGACCGCCACGACGGCACCGATTGCTTACGAGGTTTACGATTTTCGGCGGCCTGACAAGTTCTCCAAGGAGCAGCTTCGCACCCTGCAAATGCTCCACGAGACCTTTGCACCTCTTGCGGGTTCTGCCTTGTCCGCCACCCTAAGGTGCCCGGTCAGTATCGATCTAATCTCACTCGAACAGGTCCCCTACGAGGAGTATCTACGCGGGATCAACCACTCGGTCTTCACGATCACTTCGCTTCCTCCTCTCACCGGACAAGCCGTCATGGAGGTCGAGTTCACCTTGTTCTTCGCGATGATCGACCGTCTATTGGGCGGCCCGGGACGATCCATCGCTCGCACATCGTTGACCGACATCGAGCGTCCCCTCGTGAAACAGATCATCGAGCGAATGTTCGTAGCGCTCAAAACTGCGTGGGAAGGTGTCGTCATCGTCAATCCCGGCATCGAAGGCATGGAGACGAGCGCGCAATTCGTTCAGATCGCCCCGCCCAACGATATCGTTGTGACCATCTTGTTCGAAGTCAAGATCGGCAATACGCGGGGCGCAATGAGCCTCTGTATTCCGTATCTGGTCCTCAAGCCGATTACGACCAAGCTGAGCGCTCAAAAGTGGTTCGTCGCCGCCAGCAGGAAGCACAGTCCGGTAAGCCGACGCCAGCTTGCCCAGCACCTGCGGCATTCCAATGTCGAGTGTTCGCTCGAGCTCGGTAAGACAAGGCTGTCGGTTCGCGACTTCCTGAGTTTAAGAAAGGACGATGTGCTGCGACTCGACCAACGGACTGCATTCGACCTTAAGTTCTATGTCAGTGGCCAGCCGAAGCTTGAGGGCAAGCCGGCGCTCAATGGGAAGAAGCTGGTCTTTACAGTATCTGGATCAATAGAAGAGTGA
- the fliP gene encoding Flagellar biosynthetic protein FliP: MPRAAWKWIAVAVLLLVAGWAIAAPTMPIPKISLGIDSAKDPKQVSTSLQILALLTVLSVAPALFILTTAFTRIVIILGFVRSALGTMNIPPTQVIVGLSLFLTFYVMGPTWNEMHRVGLKPYMEGKIDFDVALKRTQKPLKDFMLKNTYERDLQMFMELRKEKPRVRDDVNILSLIPAFIISELKTAFIIGFYIFVPFIVIDLIVSSTLMSMGMMMLPPVVVSLPAKLLIFVLADGWSVLVQAIVSGFK; this comes from the coding sequence GTGCCTAGGGCTGCCTGGAAGTGGATCGCCGTCGCCGTCCTGCTACTCGTCGCAGGGTGGGCGATTGCGGCACCGACCATGCCGATTCCTAAGATCAGCTTGGGAATCGACAGCGCCAAGGACCCAAAACAGGTCAGCACCTCGCTTCAAATTCTCGCTTTGCTTACCGTGCTGAGCGTTGCGCCGGCCCTCTTCATTCTAACGACGGCTTTCACGCGCATTGTCATCATCCTTGGCTTCGTGCGTAGCGCGCTCGGCACGATGAACATCCCGCCGACTCAGGTCATCGTGGGGCTTAGCCTGTTCTTGACCTTCTACGTGATGGGCCCGACCTGGAACGAGATGCACCGGGTTGGACTCAAGCCTTACATGGAAGGAAAGATCGACTTCGACGTTGCCCTCAAGCGGACCCAGAAGCCACTCAAGGACTTCATGCTCAAGAACACCTACGAGCGCGACCTCCAGATGTTCATGGAGTTACGAAAGGAGAAGCCTCGAGTGCGCGACGACGTCAACATCCTATCGCTCATTCCGGCCTTCATTATCAGTGAGCTGAAGACCGCCTTTATCATCGGCTTCTACATCTTTGTCCCGTTCATCGTCATCGATCTCATCGTCAGCAGCACGTTAATGAGCATGGGCATGATGATGCTTCCCCCCGTAGTCGTGTCGCTCCCTGCCAAGCTGCTGATCTTCGTGCTGGCTGACGGCTGGTCGGTCTTGGTGCAGGCGATCGTCAGCGGATTCAAATAG
- the flhB gene encoding Flagellar biosynthetic protein FlhB has product MELTHALALLVVAVAMPTVIGMTGPGLLVGVRDAISHTPTEVSTGLVFTHAARILLPAMGGLVLLCGLLMAVGVVGNFAQVGFMLSAEPIAPRLAKINPLAGFKRLFSARVFVEGLKALVKAIVFGWLAWSAILGDWTRLSALSELAPIQAAIVVGEVIHRIVWRVAAAWLAIAALDYFFQRKQMDKQLRMTRDELKREMKEAETSPEMKMAQNRRRHKLAKGQLVDAVKKADVVITNPTHFAVGIQYDRSKMHAPIVVAKGQDYLALRIRELAEQNKVPIVPNPPLARKLYRQCEIGEFIPRDLFMPVAEILAFVLESVKKAKRR; this is encoded by the coding sequence GTGGAATTGACTCATGCCCTTGCCCTGCTCGTGGTCGCCGTCGCCATGCCAACCGTGATCGGCATGACCGGCCCCGGCTTGCTGGTCGGCGTGCGCGACGCCATCTCCCATACGCCGACCGAGGTTTCGACCGGCTTGGTGTTCACGCATGCGGCTCGAATCCTCCTCCCGGCGATGGGTGGTCTGGTCCTGCTGTGCGGGCTCCTCATGGCAGTCGGCGTGGTCGGCAATTTCGCCCAGGTCGGTTTCATGCTATCGGCTGAACCTATCGCACCCCGACTCGCGAAGATCAATCCGCTCGCGGGCTTCAAACGGCTGTTTTCCGCGAGGGTCTTCGTCGAAGGCTTGAAGGCGCTCGTCAAGGCGATCGTCTTCGGCTGGCTCGCGTGGTCTGCCATTCTTGGCGACTGGACGCGTCTAAGCGCACTGTCTGAACTGGCTCCTATCCAGGCGGCGATCGTTGTTGGCGAGGTTATCCATCGGATTGTTTGGCGCGTAGCGGCCGCTTGGCTGGCGATTGCCGCGCTCGACTATTTCTTTCAGCGCAAACAAATGGACAAACAGCTACGAATGACCCGGGACGAGTTGAAGCGCGAAATGAAGGAAGCCGAGACCAGCCCCGAGATGAAGATGGCCCAAAATCGACGACGCCATAAACTTGCAAAGGGGCAACTGGTCGACGCCGTTAAAAAGGCGGACGTTGTCATCACCAACCCGACCCACTTTGCGGTGGGCATTCAGTACGATCGCTCCAAGATGCACGCCCCGATCGTCGTTGCGAAAGGGCAGGACTACCTGGCGCTGAGAATTCGAGAACTGGCCGAGCAAAACAAGGTGCCGATCGTGCCCAATCCTCCCTTGGCGAGAAAACTGTACCGGCAATGCGAGATTGGGGAATTCATTCCCCGCGATCTCTTCATGCCCGTCGCTGAGATACTCGCCTTTGTCCTGGAGAGCGTGAAGAAGGCCAAACGCCGATGA
- the sdhC gene encoding Succinate dehydrogenase cytochrome b558 subunit: protein MAQSNVAFRESYFWHKVHSLTGIIPIGFYMVQHLTLNSFSIAGPDKFDSVISFFAGVPKHLLLALEFLVLGLPILFHAIYGLIIIRRAEPNISNPNFQFLENRMFGWQRWTGVFLFFLLIAHVMTTTLNAKINGEHVIYYQAWQDMLTSYFYLPLLIYAFGIICAAYHLSYGVWNFCIRWGITVSEQSQLAMQKASAYIFFVLLVLGWGALGGFLIHKPPSGGSGGSSSGIQVRL, encoded by the coding sequence ATGGCCCAATCGAACGTCGCCTTTCGCGAAAGCTACTTCTGGCATAAGGTTCATTCTCTCACCGGGATCATCCCGATCGGATTCTATATGGTCCAGCACCTCACGCTGAATTCCTTCAGCATTGCCGGGCCCGACAAGTTCGATTCGGTGATCTCCTTTTTCGCGGGCGTTCCGAAGCACCTGCTCCTAGCCCTTGAATTCCTGGTTCTGGGCCTACCGATCCTGTTTCATGCCATTTACGGCTTGATCATCATTCGTCGGGCGGAACCAAACATTAGTAACCCGAACTTTCAGTTTCTGGAGAACCGGATGTTCGGCTGGCAACGCTGGACCGGCGTGTTCCTCTTCTTCCTTCTCATCGCCCATGTGATGACGACGACGCTCAATGCAAAGATCAATGGCGAGCATGTCATCTACTACCAGGCGTGGCAGGACATGTTGACCTCTTACTTTTACCTGCCCCTCCTCATCTATGCCTTCGGCATCATTTGCGCTGCCTATCACCTGTCTTACGGCGTATGGAACTTTTGTATCCGCTGGGGCATCACCGTCAGTGAGCAATCTCAGCTAGCCATGCAGAAGGCTTCGGCCTACATCTTTTTTGTTCTGCTGGTTCTGGGCTGGGGCGCCTTGGGTGGGTTCTTGATCCACAAGCCGCCTTCGGGCGGCAGCGGCGGAAGCTCTTCTGGCATTCAGGTCCGGCTCTAA
- the alx gene encoding putative membrane-bound redox modulator Alx, translating into MELAGIPLVVWGGFMAFVFAMLALDLGVFHRESHEIRMREALTWTGIWIGIALLFNLGIFLFWDRIGASSGYTAKEAGLAFLAGYLVEKALSVDNIFVFLIVFTYFQVPAKYQHRVLFWGIIGALLFRAIFIAAGSALLERFFWMMIVFGVFLIATGIKMAVLHDKKIEPEKNPLIRLVRRLIPVTPGYVGQKFFTRIDGKLWATPLLVCLIFIELTDVIFAVDSIPAIFAITSNPFIVFTSNVFAILGLRALFFALAGLLQLFHYLSYGLAAILVFVGGKMLYNYYEKAVVPELSKFPVALSLGIIVAILAVSILASIKWGPKPAPGNLVRSLPSEQG; encoded by the coding sequence ATGGAACTGGCTGGGATTCCATTGGTTGTTTGGGGAGGCTTCATGGCGTTTGTGTTCGCCATGCTTGCCCTGGATCTCGGAGTGTTTCATCGCGAATCGCACGAAATTCGAATGAGGGAAGCTCTCACTTGGACCGGCATTTGGATCGGCATCGCCCTTTTGTTCAACCTTGGTATTTTTCTGTTTTGGGATCGGATTGGAGCTTCAAGCGGTTACACGGCAAAGGAAGCCGGATTGGCTTTCTTGGCCGGTTACCTTGTCGAGAAGGCGCTGAGCGTTGACAACATATTCGTCTTCCTGATCGTTTTCACCTACTTCCAGGTGCCGGCAAAGTACCAGCACCGTGTTCTCTTCTGGGGGATCATAGGAGCCCTTCTCTTTCGGGCGATCTTTATCGCCGCAGGTTCCGCTCTGCTCGAACGCTTCTTCTGGATGATGATCGTGTTCGGTGTGTTTCTGATCGCCACCGGTATCAAGATGGCGGTTCTCCACGACAAGAAGATTGAGCCAGAGAAGAACCCACTCATTCGGCTTGTGCGGCGATTGATTCCGGTGACTCCGGGATATGTCGGTCAGAAGTTCTTCACTCGAATTGATGGAAAGCTTTGGGCAACGCCCTTGCTGGTCTGTTTGATTTTCATTGAACTGACCGACGTGATATTTGCGGTTGACTCGATTCCTGCGATCTTTGCAATCACAAGCAATCCATTCATCGTGTTCACCTCGAACGTGTTCGCGATCCTGGGCTTGCGAGCCCTCTTTTTCGCGCTGGCAGGGCTATTGCAGCTGTTCCATTACCTGAGCTACGGGCTGGCCGCGATATTGGTCTTTGTGGGCGGGAAGATGCTCTATAACTACTACGAAAAGGCCGTTGTCCCGGAGTTAAGCAAGTTTCCTGTCGCCCTTTCCCTGGGGATCATCGTTGCCATTCTCGCAGTTTCGATCCTTGCGAGCATCAAATGGGGGCCGAAGCCGGCGCCTGGCAACTTGGTTCGCAGCCTGCCCTCCGAGCAGGGGTAG
- the htpX_5 gene encoding Protease HtpX, protein MNTLKVGILLTVLTAIFVWVGSALGGAAGAMIALVLAVAMNLGSYWFSDKIVLAMTRAQPIDRGAAPELYAMLERISERAGIPTPRLYLVPDPSPNAFATGRNPEHGVVAVNQGLLDILSPREVEGVVAHEIGHIKHRDSLTMAIVATLAGAIMTVAQFFRFAALFGGSDEEGGNPLVLLVISIVAPLAAVMVQMGISRAREFEADRAAAELVGSSIGLENALIKLHRGVQVIPGHINPGAAHLCIVNPFSGMGGMIAGLFSTHPPIEQRIAKLRELKLAA, encoded by the coding sequence ATGAACACCTTAAAAGTCGGCATCTTACTTACCGTGCTTACCGCCATTTTCGTATGGGTCGGCAGCGCACTGGGGGGCGCAGCCGGCGCCATGATCGCCTTGGTCTTGGCGGTTGCAATGAACCTTGGCAGCTACTGGTTCAGTGACAAGATCGTGCTCGCCATGACCCGCGCCCAGCCGATTGATCGCGGTGCGGCTCCAGAGTTGTACGCGATGCTCGAACGGATCTCCGAGCGAGCTGGGATACCAACGCCACGCTTGTACTTGGTGCCTGATCCCTCTCCCAACGCCTTCGCTACCGGACGCAATCCGGAGCACGGTGTCGTTGCCGTCAACCAGGGTTTGCTCGACATCCTGTCGCCGCGTGAAGTTGAAGGCGTCGTCGCCCATGAGATCGGGCATATCAAACACCGTGACTCGCTTACGATGGCGATCGTTGCGACGCTGGCTGGCGCGATTATGACGGTCGCCCAGTTCTTTCGCTTCGCCGCGCTCTTTGGAGGGTCGGATGAAGAAGGCGGAAACCCGCTTGTGCTGCTCGTCATCTCCATCGTGGCGCCGCTCGCCGCAGTCATGGTGCAGATGGGCATTTCCCGGGCTCGCGAGTTCGAAGCAGACCGCGCTGCGGCCGAATTGGTCGGGTCATCGATTGGGCTCGAGAATGCCCTGATCAAGCTCCACCGCGGGGTTCAGGTCATTCCCGGACATATCAATCCGGGAGCGGCGCACCTCTGCATCGTGAATCCATTCAGCGGCATGGGCGGCATGATCGCTGGACTATTTTCGACTCACCCGCCGATCGAGCAGCGAATTGCCAAGCTTCGCGAGCTCAAGTTGGCTGCTTAA
- a CDS encoding hypothetical protein (UPF0053 inner membrane protein YoaE), whose protein sequence is MEWLADPAVWASFLTLTVLEIVLGIDNVIFISILVGKLARENQAKARQLGLALALIMRVLFLLSIGIIVRLSEPVLFLGPKGLSWRDIVLLVGGLFLVWKATKEIHAKLEGDEHHAEHGAGQAVASMASVVGQIAVLDIVFSIDSVITAVGMADQVSIMIAAVVVSIAVMLMFAGKISDFVDQHPTVKMLALAFLVLIGVNLIAEGWGQHIPKGYTYFAMAFSVIVEVLNLRMKKAKTKPVELRKQEP, encoded by the coding sequence ATGGAATGGCTTGCCGATCCGGCCGTCTGGGCCTCATTTCTGACTTTGACGGTCCTCGAAATTGTCCTGGGCATCGATAACGTCATCTTCATTTCGATCCTTGTCGGCAAGCTGGCGCGGGAGAACCAAGCCAAGGCTCGGCAACTTGGACTCGCATTGGCTCTGATCATGCGGGTGCTGTTTCTCCTGTCAATCGGCATCATTGTTCGATTGAGCGAGCCAGTCTTGTTCCTCGGCCCCAAGGGTCTTTCGTGGCGTGACATCGTGCTGCTGGTCGGCGGTCTATTTCTGGTCTGGAAGGCGACAAAGGAAATTCACGCCAAGCTGGAAGGGGACGAACATCACGCTGAACACGGAGCTGGTCAGGCAGTCGCCTCGATGGCCTCTGTGGTTGGGCAGATCGCCGTGCTGGACATCGTCTTCAGCATTGATTCGGTTATAACGGCGGTTGGCATGGCCGATCAGGTGTCCATCATGATCGCAGCAGTCGTGGTATCGATCGCCGTCATGCTAATGTTTGCGGGCAAGATCAGCGACTTCGTGGACCAGCACCCGACCGTTAAGATGCTTGCTCTGGCGTTCCTCGTCCTCATCGGCGTGAACCTGATCGCCGAAGGCTGGGGCCAACACATCCCCAAGGGGTACACCTACTTCGCAATGGCTTTCTCGGTGATTGTCGAAGTCCTTAATCTGCGGATGAAGAAAGCGAAGACCAAGCCTGTCGAGCTTCGCAAGCAAGAGCCATGA
- a CDS encoding hypothetical protein (UPF0382 membrane protein YwdK), with the protein MRSWLVAGSLSGALAVALGAFGAHGLKETLGDDLPTWQTAAQYHLIHTVMLLITAHSGYRNSMRLFGIGMLIFCGSLYLLAAVKLRWMGAIAPIGGTCLILGWIVLAMELAKEHGTGTAERG; encoded by the coding sequence ATGAGATCGTGGCTAGTTGCCGGTTCACTCAGCGGCGCCCTGGCGGTCGCGCTCGGAGCCTTCGGCGCCCACGGGCTCAAGGAGACGTTAGGCGACGACTTGCCCACATGGCAAACCGCTGCGCAGTACCACCTGATCCACACCGTGATGTTGCTGATAACCGCCCATTCGGGCTATCGAAACTCGATGCGGCTCTTTGGGATCGGCATGCTTATCTTCTGCGGAAGCCTCTATTTATTGGCAGCCGTCAAGCTAAGGTGGATGGGAGCGATAGCGCCCATCGGCGGGACCTGCTTGATCCTTGGATGGATAGTGCTGGCAATGGAGCTCGCAAAGGAACACGGTACCGGAACCGCAGAGAGGGGCTAA
- the tri1_4 gene encoding Tricorn protease, whose amino-acid sequence MTVLTYALGAVMLTGQADEMRLLRFPDIYGDQIVFTYATDLWVCTTDGGVARRLTSHPGSEQYAKFSPDGKWVAFLGVYSGNPDVYVMPAEGGEPKRLTFDPEADVPIGWTNDGKIMYTSTAGSIGGFTERLWTVDPKGGIPNGTKVYEIDAGSLSPDGNTLAYHRFYSHQFNWRRYRGGSQGKISFFDLRNNSYSEIPAERENSWFPMWVGDAVYYVSDKNQGTVNLYRYDTKSKKVSQLTKFADADIKNPGFDDKRIVFERNGYLCTYDLASGNLKTVMPRVLSDKVQAREVLRPLADQITNFTLSPSGNRIVVEARGELFSLPAKNGDTRNMTETTRYREQAPAWSPDGKTIAYLSDESGEKQIYTVPQRGGERKKLATPANHRIRGFDWSPDGKTISYLTEENDLVLFDVASAKSTVVHRGKYGSISTYDWSPDSNWIAFIDTLDNLQQATFLYDVKGGKVHQATDGMYNDSGVAFDLNGKYLYIISMRTFNPQGGTFEFQMDMGAGSRVYMIPLTKDLTNPLIPSSDEEPEAAAAPPKPAGGDAPKPEEKKPEDKPAMKIDIDGITERAIPLPWPAGSYLAILGVKDGVLTISGNKLMQFSVTQRQSMDILEGARALTLNAARTKIAYMVGNTVGIADLRPGIQPAAGRVDTGGVMAMVNPKEEWEQIFWEAWRYMRDRFYDPNFTGVDWNAVGKQYAQYLPHVAHRQDLNYILGLMIGELGTGHAYVGGGDNGVFATAPQPQVGSLAADYEGTTNVRFGKIYRGYVHAEGQRGPLAEPGINIKEGDYLLEIDGRPVGGTVHPSERLIGKAGRIVTLTVNDKPSKDGARKVQVRPIANDQGVRYVDWVENNRKKVSEMSNGQIGYMHVPNTSMEGVIGFIRGFYSQSDKKAWIIDERFNGGGMIPTFFIEKLARQSGTAFRQRNGGDVRFPTQALDGPKVMLINGYAGSGGDMLPWLFREAELGPLMGKRTWGGLVGITGSAPLIDGGFFTAPEFGLYDLKTGKWIAENTGVDPDIDIDARPDLIAKGQDPQLEKAVEHLLAELKKPGRNWKRPDFPKAKIGG is encoded by the coding sequence TTGACAGTACTGACTTATGCGCTGGGCGCAGTCATGCTCACCGGACAAGCCGATGAGATGCGACTGCTTCGGTTCCCCGACATTTACGGAGACCAAATTGTTTTCACCTATGCCACCGATCTTTGGGTGTGTACGACAGATGGAGGCGTTGCCCGCCGACTCACGTCGCATCCTGGCTCGGAGCAATATGCCAAGTTCTCGCCTGATGGCAAGTGGGTCGCGTTCCTTGGGGTTTATTCGGGCAACCCCGATGTCTATGTGATGCCTGCAGAGGGAGGCGAACCCAAGCGGCTCACCTTCGACCCAGAGGCCGACGTGCCGATCGGTTGGACAAACGACGGAAAGATCATGTATACGTCGACGGCCGGGTCGATCGGTGGGTTTACCGAGAGGCTCTGGACGGTCGATCCCAAAGGCGGCATTCCGAACGGCACCAAGGTTTACGAAATCGATGCGGGCTCGCTGAGCCCGGATGGCAATACCCTTGCCTATCACCGCTTCTATTCCCACCAATTCAACTGGCGACGCTATCGTGGCGGCTCGCAGGGCAAGATCAGCTTCTTCGACCTTCGAAACAACAGCTACAGCGAGATTCCTGCCGAGCGTGAGAACTCTTGGTTCCCAATGTGGGTGGGCGATGCCGTTTACTACGTGTCCGACAAAAACCAGGGCACCGTCAACCTTTACCGGTACGACACCAAATCAAAGAAGGTGTCGCAGCTCACGAAGTTCGCCGATGCGGACATCAAGAACCCAGGTTTCGATGACAAGCGCATCGTCTTCGAGCGAAACGGCTACCTGTGTACTTACGATCTCGCTAGCGGAAATCTGAAGACGGTGATGCCGCGTGTCCTCAGTGACAAGGTTCAGGCACGAGAAGTGCTACGGCCTCTCGCCGATCAGATCACCAACTTCACGCTGTCACCGAGCGGGAATCGAATCGTCGTAGAAGCTCGTGGAGAGCTATTCAGCCTTCCGGCAAAGAACGGCGATACGCGGAACATGACGGAGACGACCCGCTACCGCGAGCAGGCTCCAGCCTGGTCGCCGGACGGTAAGACCATCGCCTATCTCAGCGACGAATCCGGCGAGAAGCAGATCTACACCGTGCCGCAGCGCGGAGGCGAGCGAAAGAAACTGGCTACCCCCGCTAATCACCGCATTCGCGGATTTGATTGGTCACCGGACGGCAAGACCATTTCCTACCTCACCGAGGAGAACGATCTCGTTCTCTTTGATGTCGCTTCGGCCAAATCAACCGTGGTTCACCGCGGCAAGTACGGGAGCATCAGCACCTACGACTGGTCGCCCGATTCCAATTGGATTGCCTTCATCGACACGCTGGACAATCTTCAGCAGGCGACGTTCCTCTACGACGTCAAGGGTGGCAAGGTTCATCAGGCGACGGATGGCATGTATAACGATTCCGGCGTGGCGTTCGACCTGAACGGCAAGTACCTGTACATCATCTCGATGCGAACGTTCAATCCGCAGGGCGGCACGTTCGAATTCCAGATGGATATGGGTGCGGGATCCCGGGTCTATATGATCCCTCTGACAAAGGACCTTACCAACCCCTTGATCCCATCCTCCGACGAGGAGCCGGAGGCAGCCGCCGCGCCGCCTAAACCTGCGGGCGGCGATGCTCCTAAGCCGGAAGAGAAAAAGCCCGAAGACAAGCCGGCGATGAAAATCGACATCGATGGCATCACAGAGCGCGCAATACCGCTTCCCTGGCCGGCGGGCAGCTACCTGGCCATTCTCGGTGTCAAGGACGGCGTTCTGACCATCAGCGGCAACAAGCTGATGCAGTTCAGCGTCACCCAGCGTCAATCGATGGACATCCTCGAGGGTGCGCGAGCGCTCACGCTTAACGCAGCTAGAACGAAGATCGCCTACATGGTTGGCAATACGGTTGGCATCGCTGATCTCCGCCCAGGCATCCAGCCGGCAGCTGGTCGGGTCGATACCGGCGGCGTCATGGCGATGGTGAACCCGAAGGAGGAATGGGAGCAGATCTTCTGGGAGGCCTGGCGCTACATGCGCGACCGGTTCTACGATCCCAACTTCACCGGTGTCGACTGGAATGCCGTCGGCAAGCAATATGCCCAGTACCTGCCGCATGTTGCGCATCGACAAGACCTGAACTACATTCTGGGCCTCATGATCGGCGAGCTTGGCACGGGTCACGCCTACGTCGGTGGCGGCGATAACGGAGTTTTCGCTACCGCACCACAGCCCCAGGTTGGCAGTCTCGCTGCCGATTACGAGGGAACGACCAACGTTCGCTTCGGGAAGATCTACCGTGGTTACGTCCATGCCGAGGGCCAGCGCGGACCGCTCGCCGAGCCTGGCATCAATATCAAGGAAGGCGACTACCTGCTGGAGATCGATGGCCGACCCGTGGGTGGCACCGTTCACCCTTCGGAGCGCCTAATCGGCAAGGCCGGCCGCATCGTAACCCTAACCGTTAACGACAAGCCGTCGAAGGACGGCGCCCGCAAAGTCCAGGTCAGGCCCATCGCCAACGACCAGGGCGTACGGTACGTCGATTGGGTCGAGAACAACCGGAAGAAAGTTTCCGAGATGTCCAATGGTCAGATCGGTTACATGCACGTTCCGAACACCTCCATGGAAGGCGTGATCGGCTTCATCCGCGGGTTCTACAGCCAGAGCGATAAGAAGGCTTGGATCATCGACGAGCGCTTTAACGGCGGCGGGATGATTCCCACCTTCTTCATTGAGAAGCTTGCCCGACAGTCGGGTACGGCCTTCCGGCAGCGCAACGGCGGTGACGTTCGGTTCCCAACTCAGGCGCTCGACGGACCCAAGGTCATGCTGATCAACGGTTATGCCGGCTCCGGCGGCGACATGCTGCCCTGGCTGTTCCGTGAAGCAGAGCTTGGCCCCTTAATGGGCAAGCGCACGTGGGGCGGCCTTGTCGGCATTACCGGCAGTGCACCCCTGATCGACGGCGGTTTCTTTACCGCGCCAGAGTTTGGTCTCTACGACCTTAAAACCGGCAAATGGATCGCCGAGAATACCGGTGTCGATCCTGACATCGATATCGACGCGCGGCCGGACCTGATCGCCAAGGGACAGGACCCGCAGCTGGAGAAGGCTGTCGAGCACCTGCTTGCGGAGCTCAAGAAGCCGGGTCGGAACTGGAAGCGCCCCGACTTTCCAAAGGCAAAGATCGGCGGCTAA
- the ppa gene encoding Inorganic pyrophosphatase — translation MSLLNVPIGPNPPEVVNVVIEIPKGSTNKYEVDQKTGVIKLDRVLHSPLFYPFDYGYIPQTLYIDGDPMDALVILSHPTFPGCVVEASPIGVLSMRDEKGQDEKILCVATKDPRYNTWHSLKDLNDHVQKEISHFFEIYKSLEEKHVDVLGWKDVHIALALIEKYILTY, via the coding sequence ATGTCCCTGCTGAACGTCCCGATCGGTCCCAACCCGCCTGAGGTCGTCAACGTCGTTATCGAGATCCCCAAGGGATCGACCAACAAATACGAGGTTGACCAGAAGACCGGTGTGATCAAGCTGGACCGCGTCCTTCACTCGCCTCTTTTCTATCCCTTCGACTACGGCTATATTCCTCAGACCTTGTATATCGATGGCGACCCGATGGACGCCCTGGTCATCCTTTCCCACCCTACGTTCCCTGGCTGCGTCGTCGAGGCGAGCCCGATCGGCGTCCTTTCCATGAGGGACGAGAAGGGTCAGGACGAGAAAATTTTGTGCGTGGCGACCAAGGACCCGCGCTACAACACGTGGCACAGCCTGAAGGACCTCAACGACCACGTCCAAAAGGAGATCAGTCATTTCTTCGAGATCTACAAATCGCTAGAAGAGAAGCACGTGGATGTTTTAGGCTGGAAAGATGTCCATATCGCACTTGCGCTGATCGAAAAGTACATCCTCACCTACTAG